A window of Phyllobacterium sp. T1293 contains these coding sequences:
- a CDS encoding alpha/beta fold hydrolase — translation MTHPLVETPANPTPQDARVDTLPLKGGKELRYAIFPATTHPVQGTVLILQGRNECIEKYFETIGDITKRGFAVATFDWRGQGGSSRMLRDPARGHVRSFDHYAADLELLFENVLLPDCRGPFYVLAHSTGALIALLAAPALANRIRRMVLMTPLLDVRGGRLGKILLSAIANTLRTTGLGRVYIRGGKPTIKPFAINEVTSDAARYLRNTEILKVAPELAIGGPTAGWIASVAKAIRRVTQPDYIEAIRIPTLVVAAGADQVVSTPAIERFALQLRNATLITIDGSKHEILQEKDFYREQFFAAFDAFIPGTGGDVAETENEQAT, via the coding sequence ATGACCCATCCGCTTGTCGAAACACCCGCCAATCCGACACCGCAGGATGCACGCGTCGATACATTGCCGCTCAAGGGCGGCAAGGAACTGCGCTACGCGATTTTCCCAGCCACAACACACCCCGTTCAAGGCACAGTGCTTATCCTGCAGGGCCGCAACGAGTGTATCGAAAAATATTTCGAGACCATCGGCGATATCACCAAGCGCGGCTTTGCCGTCGCCACGTTCGATTGGCGGGGTCAAGGCGGATCAAGCCGGATGTTGCGCGATCCGGCGCGCGGCCATGTCAGAAGCTTCGACCACTATGCCGCCGATCTGGAGTTGCTGTTCGAAAACGTGCTTTTGCCCGATTGCCGTGGTCCGTTCTATGTTCTCGCCCATTCCACCGGCGCACTGATTGCGCTTCTCGCAGCCCCTGCCTTGGCAAACCGCATCCGCCGCATGGTGCTTATGACACCGCTTCTCGACGTGCGCGGCGGACGCCTCGGCAAAATTCTGTTGAGCGCCATCGCCAATACCTTGCGGACAACCGGTCTTGGCCGGGTCTATATCCGTGGTGGCAAACCCACGATAAAGCCATTTGCCATCAATGAAGTGACATCCGATGCCGCCCGCTACCTGCGCAACACCGAGATTCTCAAAGTAGCGCCGGAACTCGCCATTGGCGGTCCAACAGCCGGATGGATCGCCTCCGTTGCCAAGGCGATCCGCCGGGTGACACAGCCTGATTATATCGAGGCCATCCGTATCCCGACGCTGGTTGTGGCCGCCGGTGCAGATCAGGTCGTATCCACACCGGCGATTGAACGATTCGCCCTGCAATTGCGCAACGCCACGCTGATCACCATTGACGGCTCGAAACATGAAATCCTTCAGGAAAAGGATTTTTACCGCGAACAGTTTTTCGCGGCTTTCGATGCCTTCATTCCAGGAACCGGCGGTGATGTAGCCGAAACCGAAAACGAACAGGCGACCTAG
- a CDS encoding threonine aldolase family protein, translating into MHFASDNWAGAHPKIAENLTRHAGGFASAYGTGDLDRSVHETFNTIFEREVAVFFVGTGTAANSLGQAAIARPGGITFAHREAHMIADEAGAPSFFTGGARVLPLDGATGRIDIANLKEAMNGFPPGHVHAGQPMSVSITQSTESGTIYELNEIAAISAVCKDNGLPLHMDGARFANALVSLGCSPAEMTWKQGVDILSFGGTKNGCWCAEALVFMNPEQAKDMPYIRMRSAQNFSKSRFIAAQFEAYFADGLWLETAAHANSMAAELAKRISASKELRLAWQPRANEVFAIMKKQTSAKLQSSGAAFYDWFTPHAEKGLLAQDETITRFVTSFATTPEDISRFGDLIA; encoded by the coding sequence ATGCATTTCGCATCCGATAATTGGGCCGGTGCCCATCCGAAAATTGCCGAAAATCTGACACGTCATGCGGGCGGTTTTGCTTCGGCCTATGGCACCGGCGATCTCGACCGGTCTGTCCACGAGACATTCAACACAATTTTTGAACGGGAAGTCGCGGTTTTCTTTGTCGGCACCGGCACTGCCGCCAATTCGCTTGGCCAAGCTGCCATCGCCAGACCGGGCGGCATCACCTTTGCCCATCGCGAAGCGCACATGATTGCCGATGAAGCAGGCGCGCCAAGCTTTTTCACGGGCGGAGCGCGCGTGCTGCCCTTGGATGGCGCAACCGGCCGTATTGATATTGCCAATCTCAAAGAGGCGATGAACGGCTTTCCACCCGGCCATGTCCACGCTGGCCAACCCATGAGCGTCTCAATCACCCAATCGACCGAAAGCGGGACGATCTATGAATTGAATGAGATCGCGGCCATCTCCGCAGTCTGCAAGGATAACGGTCTGCCTTTGCATATGGATGGCGCGCGCTTTGCCAATGCGCTTGTATCGCTGGGATGCTCGCCTGCCGAGATGACCTGGAAACAGGGTGTCGATATCCTGTCGTTCGGGGGCACCAAGAATGGCTGCTGGTGTGCCGAAGCGCTCGTTTTCATGAATCCCGAACAGGCAAAGGATATGCCCTATATCCGTATGCGATCCGCCCAGAACTTTTCGAAATCGCGCTTCATCGCCGCGCAGTTTGAGGCCTATTTTGCTGACGGGCTCTGGCTGGAAACCGCTGCTCACGCCAATTCCATGGCGGCGGAACTTGCCAAACGCATCAGCGCATCGAAGGAGCTGCGCCTTGCCTGGCAGCCCCGCGCCAATGAGGTCTTTGCCATCATGAAAAAGCAGACATCGGCAAAGCTGCAATCATCGGGTGCCGCTTTCTACGACTGGTTCACACCCCATGCGGAAAAAGGCCTGTTGGCACAGGACGAGACAATCACCCGTTTCGTCACCAGCTTTGCCACGACGCCTGAAGATATCAGCCGCTTTGGCGATCTCATCGCATAA
- a CDS encoding Hsp20 family protein encodes MRHVDFSPLYRSTVGFDRLFTILDSLAQPDGAQTYPPYNIERTGENAYRITMAVAGFSEDEIQIEAHRNQLKVTGEKGTETADENAETLYRGIASRAFERRFHLADFVEVSGASLKNGLLHIDLKREIPEEMKPRKIAVTALSEKTAKQIEAKTAN; translated from the coding sequence ATGCGTCACGTTGATTTTTCCCCACTCTATCGTTCGACCGTCGGTTTCGACCGGCTTTTCACTATTCTTGATTCGCTGGCCCAGCCAGATGGTGCTCAGACCTATCCGCCCTATAATATCGAGCGGACTGGCGAGAATGCCTATCGCATTACCATGGCTGTTGCCGGTTTCTCGGAAGATGAAATCCAGATCGAAGCCCATCGCAACCAGCTTAAAGTGACTGGCGAGAAGGGCACGGAAACCGCCGATGAGAATGCTGAAACGCTGTATCGTGGCATTGCTTCGCGCGCTTTCGAACGCCGCTTCCACCTTGCCGATTTCGTCGAAGTCAGTGGTGCCAGCCTGAAAAACGGCTTGCTGCACATTGATCTGAAGCGCGAAATCCCCGAGGAAATGAAGCCGCGCAAGATCGCTGTCACTGCCCTGTCTGAAAAGACAGCCAAGCAGATTGAAGCCAAAACTGCGAACTAA